The following is a genomic window from Episyrphus balteatus chromosome 1, idEpiBalt1.1, whole genome shotgun sequence.
tttaatttttttcataaaaatttgtttaatgtaaaactatgagaaaaaatgtaaaattcgttcttcaaagaCAAGAAACAACATCTTAAGCGAATTTTACCACCAAAAAAGAATgatgcaaaaaaataattttttgttttatggacagtttgaaataaattcaattttattggtTTGTACTTCAAAAGaacaacagttgggctcatcagtcAGATGATGTGTTACACTTTTATAATacgcaaaatttttaaacagttcacgaataaaaacaaattttctttacaaTATTGTAATTTTCAATCAATACCGAAAAGCGAAAACCaagatttcaaaaaaagcaaatagtataaatttcagATTACGAAAATTATATGTATTTCCaatccaaaaatttcaaatctttttAGAAAGCTCACCTCAACGTACATAAAGATAAAAACCTAGTATGAGAGTTTTTTCTGAAAGTATTAGCAATTCAAAAAACTGTCTTAATATTTCAGAAATTCCCGTTTTTAACTGGAAGCCTCCAAACTTTGTCACAAAGTAATTCGAAATATGGGCGATATCCAGTCAAAATGAGATTTGTAATTAATCTCCAAAGTTTTCAAGTGCACaagtttaatttgatttaaactaaaaagaaaCACATATAGGAATGAAGAgaatcgtatttttttattactacGCTATTAATACGACTTAGAAGCCGCTGATAGACTTTTTTGCAACAAGTTTCTTACTGAGTCGatacaatttaaatttgttcTTTGCAGAGTTAAATATAACGAAATACCTTGTCTCCttcaatattaaatgaaaacaaaatattttgattgagtCTCTGTGTGTAATAAATTAGCAATTGAATTTGCaattgaattttctaaaaataagctcataaaaagtaaaggaaaaagatttttttttttgaatccctGACTTAAACGCTTAATATAAACTATTTTAAACTTCGTCATTTTATATTAATTCTGTTCCCAAAGAAATGATTGGAAAAGCATCCCAGCACAATTCCACATTTAAAGAAATTCCATGTTTAAGTAAAATTACTGGTAAAATGGAATTGAAGGCAAAAAAAACAGGGCTGGTACAAAACCAACTTGGAGTCACAAAATCATACCATTTTATGGTATTTATCTTCTATTCcctataaatttaaaactatcaaaaataatcttatttttattttgaaaataagttaGCTGAGAGGGGGGGCCCCACTTTTTTGCAGCCTCGGGGCCCCCACAGCTTTAAATCCGGCCCTGAGAATGAACGGTATTTCATTACCGGTTACTGGGGTATATATAAGCATCAATTCAAttcttaaaaaagttcaaatttagTGAGGAAAAACACCAAGCCAAAATAGATATGAATTAAAAgacattttttccattttgtttataaaattttaacgctgttttattatttttacaatttaGTATACAAATgaggaaatatttaaaaaattcacaaaaaaattatacattacaattgatttcaaaaaagtGTCTACATAAGAATTAAACAATTAGCTATTTATGAAAAGTTATTacatattacaatttaaatatatttcagcgtatagttaaaaaataatttaagatttctttctaagtaaattttaatataaaatttaaagtgttGCCACTAATTCATTTTTGTAGTTCTTAACTTTCAGTTAAGAATTAGTTTGATTTGTAAATTTCTTagattttcattgtttttcttcaaaaaaaattaaagattataaagttttgaaatatttaatatttcttagaataatagtttttggttttgcatCGTATTCGTATTTTGTACTCGTATTCAAAGtgatgtttgttgttgtttcataTAAATTCCCTACGGGCGTTCTCAAGCCAGAAAATATTGTTGTGTTTAACACAAAAGAGACTACAAAGAGTCCGTTTAACAAAGCCAATTGCTGGCGAATGTTTTAATTGCGTCCGTCGCATTAAAAtgcgaaaattaaattttgaatttgaattcaaattcaaGAATTTAGTTCATTTTGTGTAcataaatgtacaaaaagttgttttgttttgatatcGATAAACGATAAAAGTATTTTATGCAAAgcataaaatggttttttttatcacTTTCAGAATttctaaaatacatttttgagaaaGTGAAAAACACTTTAAGACTACGCTTAgacaaatgaaacaaaaatcattCAGAAAGTAaagatttcaaataaaaacgttTAAAGACATAATCCGAGTTCCATTTAAACTTTCTCATTAAAATCTGACACTCTGAACAACTTTTGCTTCATCGGAATAAAAGTATCCTAAAGATTTTTCAACCTCAAGACGATAGAGAATTTCAGAATGCAATAAGGTTTTGGAGACTAGGTCTCCGGAACCCTTTTGTACACCCAAAATGTAACTCCCAATCCTAAGGCTTGGATCTGTAGGATAAGCACTGAAAAACCAAGGTTTCTCAATAAAGATGCCACAAATCCTACCTTCAAAGTTCGATGAGTTTCAAGTCAAATGTGCAAAAGGGGGTGAATACTTTGTAGATGTCTACATCAAGATAGGcttcaaataaacaaataattatacataaaaatatattaatataaatttatatttaattactTAAAAATGCTATAAGCAAAACAAGGAATAACAACTCAAATTCAAAAGGAACCAATAACGAAGTCGAgagttcaaaaataaatcaGTATGTACAAAGTACTGAATCATTTCTGTCTCAAAACTACTTTATCAGTTTCAAACTGTTCATTATTCCTCGAGAAATTCATAGCACGATTCCAATCTTTCAGTAGATTCCACTCCGTACTCGGTAGTACAGTGCTATTTGCCTTTCGGCGAGTTTTGCCTTTCGGCGTGTTTTGCCTTACGGCAAGTTGCTTGTGCCTTTCGGCGAATAATTCTTTAATAGTTGCATGGAAGAGTTTCAGCAGTAGAAACCCTTAATTCTAGATTATAACTCTAGATGGCTATCCTTTATTAGGCGTAGCTTAACTGGCGTAAAATtgacagatttttattttaaattaaactaaagATTTTGGCGAAAAAGCCACGTGCAAATTGTCTTACGATAGTAGTCAATGTTGATGACCTCTGTTTAATGACCTTCAGCTGACTTCTTTTTGCGGCAGTTTTCGATGGTATGTCCTCGATAGCTGCAGTATGAACATCTATTTCTTCCACCAAGGCCACTTCCCCTTTCTGTCGACGGTTTTGGTGCAGGATCCTCGAAAGTTTCGGTATCATTATGTTCGACAATTCTAGCCTTCTCCAGCAGATCTTTGAATGTCTTGACATCATGACGAGCGATATGTTTGCGGTAGTCAACATTCAATAATCCATAAATCAAATCGATCTCAGATTCTTCATTATGACGTCCTTCAGGCAATTGTGCTAATAAAGCTCGCTTAGCCAACACAAATGTATCTATGCCGATACCTGTGCCTTGGTTATGCTGGAAGATCTCCATGTAGATCTGATAAGCTGGTTTGGTGGGTGCGAAATGGCTACGAATAAGTTCAACGGCATCATTCCAAGTCTTTGCTTCCCTTTTGACACCTTGCCACCATGTCGATGCAAGATCGTAGAACAACAAGGATATGCCACGTAATGCGTCTTCATCCTTAATGTGTTCGATGTCTTTAAATGTTTCCACTGATGTGATGAACTCTTCGACAGCATAGTGGTCACGTTCTCCTCCAAAACGAGAACCGCAATTGGTGAAACTTCCTTTTGATGGTGCTGGTGCTGATGCAACTGGATTATCAGCGATAGCTGCAACTTTTACTGCTTCAATCAACTGTTGAAGTTGTTCAGTGGTCATTTGGACTAACGACATGTTTGcacttttatgattttattttatagaaacaactttaaaaaaattagatatcTACAAATTCACTTTGATGAGTCAGAACAGAAACATAGCCAATGTATCTGGCGAATGTCTGTTGTTG
Proteins encoded in this region:
- the LOC129907190 gene encoding activity-regulated cytoskeleton associated protein 1-like; translated protein: MSLVQMTTEQLQQLIEAVKVAAIADNPVASAPAPSKGSFTNCGSRFGGERDHYAVEEFITSVETFKDIEHIKDEDALRGISLLFYDLASTWWQGVKREAKTWNDAVELIRSHFAPTKPAYQIYMEIFQHNQGTGIGIDTFVLAKRALLAQLPEGRHNEESEIDLIYGLLNVDYRKHIARHDVKTFKDLLEKARIVEHNDTETFEDPAPKPSTERGSGLGGRNRCSYCSYRGHTIENCRKKKSAEGH